One window of the Ramlibacter henchirensis genome contains the following:
- a CDS encoding fumarylacetoacetate hydrolase family protein has product MKFSLGTFSQDDGGRFAALCVGEYAFALRSVHADAVRSGARWSKEASVLDLLQDWDRNLAVLREMAEPLAAQQAGAIHMSRLRVHPPVDLPRQVLCTGANYRKHVVDLTLDMGVGPQGLQGGALRKWAEDMMDERAAHGEPYAFPKLPSSITGPFDPVLLPATTEKPDWELELAVVIGRPARNVRREEALDYVAGYSIVNDVSARDLIARTDYKMLGTDWLRSKSPPSFMPFGPALVPACFVRDPQSLRITLKLNGQTMQDESTGDMLFDVARQIEYITSHVQLWPGDLIATGSPAGNGTHYNRFLRDGDVMEAEIEGLGRQRNACVRTPRSDSSAA; this is encoded by the coding sequence ATGAAATTTTCGCTGGGCACCTTCTCGCAGGACGACGGCGGCCGATTCGCCGCGTTGTGCGTGGGCGAATACGCGTTTGCGTTGCGCTCGGTTCATGCGGACGCTGTCAGATCCGGTGCACGCTGGTCGAAGGAGGCATCGGTCCTGGACCTGCTGCAGGACTGGGATCGCAATCTGGCGGTTCTTCGCGAGATGGCGGAGCCCCTCGCGGCGCAGCAGGCCGGTGCGATACACATGTCACGGCTGCGGGTGCATCCGCCTGTGGACCTGCCTCGCCAGGTGCTGTGCACCGGGGCCAACTACCGCAAGCACGTGGTCGACCTCACGCTGGACATGGGCGTCGGGCCGCAAGGCCTGCAAGGCGGGGCACTGCGAAAGTGGGCCGAGGACATGATGGACGAACGGGCCGCTCACGGGGAACCTTACGCGTTCCCGAAGCTGCCTTCCTCCATCACGGGCCCCTTTGATCCCGTCCTGCTTCCCGCTACGACGGAAAAACCGGATTGGGAACTGGAGCTCGCGGTCGTCATCGGTCGGCCCGCCCGCAACGTGCGCCGTGAAGAGGCGCTCGACTATGTTGCCGGCTACTCGATCGTGAACGACGTTTCGGCGCGCGACCTGATCGCCCGCACGGACTACAAGATGCTGGGCACGGACTGGCTGAGGTCGAAGTCCCCGCCGAGCTTCATGCCGTTCGGTCCCGCGCTCGTTCCCGCGTGTTTCGTAAGGGACCCGCAAAGCCTGCGGATCACCCTCAAGCTGAACGGCCAGACGATGCAGGACGAGTCCACGGGCGACATGCTGTTCGACGTGGCGCGGCAGATCGAGTACATCACCTCCCATGTGCAGCTCTGGCCCGGCGACCTCATTGCGACCGGCTCTCCCGCGGGCAATGGAACCCACTACAACCGGTTCCTGCGGGACGGCGATGTCATGGAAGCGGAGATCGAGGGACTCGGCCGGCAGCGCAATGCCTGCGTGAGGACGCCGCGGTCCGACAGCAGCGCTGCGTGA
- a CDS encoding TetR/AcrR family transcriptional regulator, protein MGSPKQPSENPLPTKKNPSQQAPAKAGGRSPARSASTSTAAAAGAAALRPRSPGRVRSDASRVAILAATLKLLESTPLQQISIESIAREAGVGKATIYRWWNSKAAVVIEAFLHTHVSHTPMPKGGSPRDALTRHIHLLVEEYSGWSGRIVAQIMAEGQGDPDVLREFRERFWYGRRAVVREVVEDARRRGEFRTDMDTELQMDILYAPIYFRLFMRHLPLDRKFADAHCEAMMQVLAPIDEGVAAPSKRRKTA, encoded by the coding sequence ATGGGGTCGCCGAAACAGCCGTCCGAAAACCCTTTGCCGACCAAAAAAAACCCCTCCCAACAAGCGCCAGCCAAAGCTGGTGGCCGCTCCCCCGCGCGGTCGGCTTCAACCAGCACCGCGGCCGCAGCGGGCGCTGCCGCGCTGCGCCCGCGTTCGCCGGGGCGAGTGCGCAGCGACGCATCGCGGGTCGCCATCCTGGCCGCCACGTTGAAGTTGCTGGAAAGCACGCCGCTGCAGCAGATTTCGATCGAGTCGATCGCGCGCGAGGCAGGCGTGGGCAAGGCCACCATCTACAGGTGGTGGAACTCGAAGGCTGCCGTGGTCATCGAGGCGTTTCTGCATACGCACGTGAGCCACACCCCCATGCCGAAAGGGGGCAGCCCGCGCGATGCACTCACCCGGCACATCCACCTGCTCGTCGAGGAGTACAGCGGCTGGTCGGGCAGGATCGTTGCGCAGATCATGGCCGAGGGCCAGGGCGACCCGGACGTGCTGCGCGAATTCCGCGAGCGGTTCTGGTACGGGCGGCGCGCCGTCGTCCGGGAAGTTGTCGAGGATGCGAGGCGGCGAGGGGAGTTCCGCACCGACATGGACACGGAACTGCAGATGGACATCCTGTACGCCCCGATCTACTTCCGGCTGTTCATGCGGCACCTGCCGCTGGACAGGAAATTCGCCGATGCGCACTGCGAGGCGATGATGCAGGTCCTGGCACCCATCGACGAAGGCGTCGCGGCGCCGTCCAAGCGGCGCAAGACCGCCTGA
- a CDS encoding fumarylacetoacetate hydrolase family protein — MVDLRAAEVLRQQARGASREAALRFASAVFPESMSAAIALGEQFLETANEAATRYGDDASCPFEGLQWAAACDPSIVRDGLTFVKHIRQFHERMKLTPAPALLQVPGYFKGSPWTVIGHEAEVPWPARAEKMDYELEIGWVIGRTAHDITPETARSHLFGVTIFNDFSARDLQANEFAIGMGPTKSKDFAYGIGPWITTIDEFSRLDRIRMAVRVNGETWGEGDTSEMLWSIDELIAYVSLGDHVQPGDVIGSGTMGNGSALELGRSLNPGDVVELEVSGVGVLRNRMGQRQQGTWWPTARKPFM; from the coding sequence GTGGTTGATCTACGGGCTGCCGAAGTTCTTCGGCAGCAGGCGCGCGGCGCCAGCCGCGAAGCGGCCCTGCGGTTCGCCTCGGCGGTGTTCCCCGAAAGCATGTCGGCGGCCATCGCACTTGGCGAGCAGTTCCTCGAGACTGCGAACGAGGCGGCGACTCGCTACGGCGACGATGCTTCGTGCCCCTTCGAAGGACTGCAATGGGCTGCCGCCTGCGACCCGTCCATCGTGCGCGACGGCCTCACCTTCGTGAAGCACATCCGTCAGTTCCACGAGCGGATGAAGCTCACGCCGGCGCCTGCGCTCCTGCAGGTCCCTGGCTACTTCAAGGGTTCGCCCTGGACCGTCATCGGGCATGAGGCCGAGGTGCCGTGGCCGGCCCGGGCCGAAAAGATGGATTACGAACTGGAGATCGGCTGGGTCATCGGGCGCACGGCCCACGACATCACTCCCGAAACCGCCCGCTCGCATCTGTTCGGCGTCACGATCTTCAATGACTTCTCGGCCCGGGACCTGCAGGCCAACGAGTTCGCGATCGGCATGGGGCCGACCAAGAGCAAGGACTTCGCTTACGGCATCGGGCCGTGGATCACGACCATCGACGAGTTCTCCCGCCTGGACCGCATCCGCATGGCGGTGCGGGTGAACGGGGAGACCTGGGGCGAAGGCGACACGTCGGAGATGCTCTGGAGCATCGACGAGCTGATCGCCTACGTCTCGCTGGGCGATCACGTGCAGCCCGGCGACGTGATCGGTTCGGGGACCATGGGCAACGGTTCGGCGCTGGAACTTGGGCGCAGCCTCAACCCGGGCGATGTCGTCGAGCTGGAGGTCTCAGGTGTCGGGGTTCTGCGTAACCGCATGGGCCAGCGGCAGCAGGGCACCTGGTGGCCGACCGCCCGCAAGCCGTTCATGTAG
- a CDS encoding PDR/VanB family oxidoreductase — MDVHLPGGLCRQYSLTNGPARSDLYSLGIGLAQNSRGGSRHVHEQLRVGDRLQVSPPRSLFGLTPHAAEHVFIAGGIGITPILSMIEASEIAGQNWRLLYCVRSRARAAYLWRLAPHHGRVHLHVDEERDALPDIQGFLKSLDPGAHVYCCGPTPLMDAVGRHAAAAGLSPLAVHFERFSADGAPADAAADGAFRVTLRRQGRSYMVPAGRSILQTLEDNGIALPCSCREGLCRTCETPLLAGRADHRDFVLSDEERAANSSIIPCVSRALDGELVLDL, encoded by the coding sequence GTGGACGTCCACCTGCCGGGTGGCTTGTGCCGGCAGTATTCGCTGACCAACGGGCCGGCGAGATCGGACCTCTACAGCCTGGGCATCGGACTGGCCCAGAACTCGCGCGGCGGCTCCAGGCACGTGCACGAACAACTTCGAGTGGGCGACCGCCTCCAGGTCAGCCCTCCGCGTTCCCTCTTCGGGCTGACTCCGCATGCGGCGGAACACGTCTTCATCGCGGGCGGCATCGGCATCACGCCGATCCTGAGCATGATCGAGGCCAGCGAGATCGCGGGCCAGAACTGGCGCCTGCTGTATTGCGTCCGCTCGCGCGCCAGAGCGGCCTACCTGTGGCGACTCGCGCCCCATCACGGCCGAGTGCACCTGCACGTCGATGAGGAACGGGACGCGCTGCCGGACATCCAGGGCTTCCTGAAATCCCTCGACCCGGGCGCGCACGTGTACTGCTGCGGGCCCACTCCGCTGATGGACGCGGTTGGGCGACATGCGGCAGCTGCTGGCCTGTCCCCGCTGGCGGTCCACTTCGAGCGTTTCTCGGCGGATGGCGCACCGGCAGATGCCGCAGCCGATGGCGCCTTCCGCGTGACGCTCCGCCGCCAGGGCCGCAGTTACATGGTGCCGGCGGGCCGCTCGATCCTCCAGACGCTGGAAGACAACGGCATCGCGCTGCCCTGCTCCTGCCGCGAGGGCCTGTGCCGCACGTGCGAAACGCCCTTGCTCGCGGGCAGGGCCGATCACCGCGACTTCGTGCTGAGCGACGAAGAACGTGCGGCAAACAGCTCGATCATCCCTTGTGTCTCGCGCGCGCTCGACGGGGAACTGGTCCTGGACCTCTGA
- a CDS encoding cupin domain-containing protein, translating to MNSEASIHAEKARTGPGPRPVRRIVTGENAQGRSIFVLDGPAPNHTTDPGSPPAQVIWVTGEAAAPGPDPAPAGKEFGFHSKGGSLLRVVDFPPDDSYDQKQLARFLDDHGVRDEGSARHFWFHKTQSIDYAIVLEGEIHALMDEGETLMRAGDILIQRATNHSWSNRSGKPCRMAFVLLDVEPGARL from the coding sequence GTGAACTCTGAAGCAAGCATCCATGCAGAAAAAGCCAGGACGGGGCCCGGCCCGCGGCCGGTACGGCGCATCGTCACGGGCGAGAACGCGCAGGGCAGATCCATTTTCGTGCTGGATGGGCCCGCGCCGAACCACACGACGGACCCCGGCTCGCCGCCCGCCCAGGTGATCTGGGTGACAGGCGAGGCGGCTGCGCCCGGGCCCGACCCGGCTCCGGCCGGGAAAGAGTTCGGCTTCCACTCCAAGGGCGGCTCCCTTTTGCGAGTGGTGGACTTCCCGCCCGACGACAGCTACGACCAGAAGCAACTGGCGCGGTTTCTCGACGACCACGGCGTGCGGGACGAGGGCAGTGCCCGACATTTCTGGTTCCACAAGACGCAGTCCATCGACTACGCGATCGTCCTCGAGGGGGAAATCCACGCACTCATGGACGAGGGCGAGACGCTCATGCGCGCCGGCGACATCCTGATCCAGCGCGCAACCAATCACAGCTGGTCGAATCGCTCCGGCAAGCCCTGCCGCATGGCCTTCGTGCTGCTGGATGTCGAGCCCGGGGCGAGGCTGTGA
- a CDS encoding FAD-dependent oxidoreductase has product MNTLDFQKTAFEYRRTADQSAPRPPRHPVVVVGAGPVGLSLATDLAQQGIPVVLLDNDDRLSSGSRAICFAKRTLEIFDRLGCGQRMVDKGVSWSVGKVFLGDEMVYRFDLLPEPGHERPAFINLQQYYVEGFLIERTRELPLIDLRWKNAVTGLVQHPDHTELTVETPDGVYTIEAQYVAACDGARSLLRRLCGQESHGHTFRDRFLIADVKMKADFPAERWFWFDPPFHPNQSVLLHKQPDDVWRIDFQLGWDADPDAEKQPANILPRVRALLAHTAMKDAEFELEWASVYTFSCLRMDSFCHGRVFFAGDSAHGVSPFGARGANSGIQDAENLAWKLACVLRGKAGPRLLTSYDTERIQAADENILNSTRATDFITPKSEISRLFRDATLLLAREHAFARGLVNSGRLSVPCTLDASELNTPDLDSFEGSMRPGAAAADAPVGVEGRPGWLLRQLESGAFTLLVFDAPDADSLVRAARFACEGLARLQVLLVGEREVPGARMLGDTQGLAALRFDARPGTAYLLRPDQHVCARWRSPTPDAIGSAMRRALGHP; this is encoded by the coding sequence ATGAACACGCTCGATTTCCAGAAAACCGCGTTCGAGTACCGCCGCACGGCCGACCAGTCCGCGCCGCGCCCGCCCCGACATCCGGTCGTCGTGGTCGGCGCCGGGCCCGTGGGGCTTTCGCTTGCGACAGACCTCGCCCAGCAGGGCATACCGGTCGTGCTGCTCGACAACGACGATCGGCTGTCCAGCGGCTCCCGAGCGATCTGTTTCGCCAAGCGGACGCTCGAGATCTTCGATCGGCTCGGCTGCGGTCAGCGGATGGTGGACAAGGGCGTGTCCTGGAGCGTCGGCAAGGTCTTCCTGGGCGACGAAATGGTTTACCGCTTCGACTTGCTGCCCGAGCCGGGCCACGAGCGGCCGGCCTTCATCAATCTCCAGCAGTACTACGTCGAGGGTTTTCTCATCGAGCGCACCCGGGAGCTGCCGCTGATCGACTTGCGTTGGAAGAACGCAGTCACCGGCCTGGTGCAGCATCCCGATCACACCGAATTGACGGTCGAGACGCCTGATGGCGTCTACACCATCGAGGCGCAATACGTTGCCGCTTGCGACGGAGCGCGGTCCCTGCTGAGGCGCCTCTGCGGGCAGGAAAGCCACGGCCACACATTCCGCGACCGCTTCCTCATCGCGGACGTGAAGATGAAGGCGGATTTCCCTGCGGAGCGCTGGTTCTGGTTCGATCCGCCCTTCCATCCGAACCAGAGCGTGCTGCTGCACAAGCAGCCCGACGACGTCTGGCGCATCGACTTCCAGCTCGGCTGGGACGCGGACCCGGATGCGGAAAAGCAGCCGGCGAACATCCTGCCGCGGGTGCGCGCGCTGCTGGCACATACGGCGATGAAGGATGCCGAATTCGAGCTGGAGTGGGCCAGCGTGTACACCTTTTCGTGCCTGCGAATGGACAGCTTCTGCCATGGTCGCGTGTTCTTCGCCGGCGACTCTGCCCACGGCGTGTCACCCTTCGGCGCCCGCGGTGCCAACTCCGGCATCCAGGACGCGGAGAACCTCGCGTGGAAGCTGGCCTGTGTCCTTCGAGGCAAGGCCGGGCCGCGTTTGCTGACCAGCTACGACACCGAACGGATCCAGGCGGCGGACGAAAACATCCTGAACTCCACCCGCGCTACCGACTTCATCACCCCCAAGAGCGAGATCAGCCGCCTCTTCCGCGATGCGACGCTGCTGCTGGCCCGCGAACACGCATTCGCCCGCGGACTCGTCAACAGCGGCCGCCTGTCCGTTCCGTGCACGCTTGACGCGTCGGAGCTGAACACGCCGGATCTGGACTCGTTCGAGGGCAGCATGCGGCCCGGTGCCGCCGCTGCCGACGCACCCGTTGGGGTCGAAGGCCGACCGGGCTGGCTGCTGCGCCAGCTCGAGTCCGGCGCTTTCACGCTGCTCGTGTTCGACGCGCCTGATGCCGACTCACTGGTGCGCGCGGCGCGCTTCGCCTGCGAAGGCCTCGCCCGCTTGCAAGTGCTCCTGGTCGGTGAGCGGGAAGTGCCGGGCGCACGTATGTTGGGCGACACCCAGGGTCTTGCGGCGCTCCGCTTTGATGCTCGGCCCGGCACCGCCTATCTGCTGCGGCCCGACCAGCATGTGTGCGCCCGCTGGCGGTCCCCCACGCCCGATGCCATCGGCTCTGCCATGCGACGCGCGCTGGGACACCCCTGA
- a CDS encoding ABC transporter substrate-binding protein yields the protein MNTLRLLWFVPAPVAVIADAFELTRGITVRAERNPSSDAQFDALASGKVDAVVTAMDNVMDWNLRPGPRDLRLVGQLERTTPLTLVGQKNAANIAQLRGARILVDSPRNGFIVALRAMLAEAGLQPADYALEPVGGVKERFNALLAGLGDATLLGPPFDAMALQAGLSRMASVQEWYPAFPGQGLVVSAAAIERLRPALSAWLRGLEAARQRMAANPEAGRQALELAGFPASAVDAMVRSAPASLRPDRAGVELLIEQRRTAGLPGGDTTYEELVDSSLLPDG from the coding sequence ATGAATACTCTGCGACTCCTCTGGTTCGTTCCGGCCCCTGTGGCCGTCATCGCAGACGCGTTCGAGTTGACGCGAGGCATCACCGTGCGGGCCGAACGCAACCCCTCTTCAGACGCCCAATTCGACGCACTGGCGTCGGGCAAGGTGGATGCGGTCGTGACCGCCATGGACAACGTGATGGACTGGAACCTGCGACCAGGACCACGGGACCTGCGCCTGGTCGGACAACTGGAACGTACGACGCCTCTCACCCTGGTCGGGCAGAAAAACGCAGCGAACATCGCGCAGCTGCGCGGCGCGAGGATCCTCGTCGACTCGCCACGCAACGGCTTCATCGTGGCGCTGCGCGCGATGCTTGCCGAGGCTGGCCTCCAGCCGGCTGACTACGCGTTGGAGCCAGTTGGTGGCGTGAAGGAGCGCTTCAACGCGTTGCTGGCGGGGCTTGGCGATGCCACGCTGCTTGGGCCGCCGTTCGATGCCATGGCACTGCAGGCAGGCCTGAGCCGGATGGCGAGCGTGCAGGAGTGGTATCCGGCTTTTCCGGGACAAGGTCTCGTTGTCAGTGCCGCGGCCATCGAGCGGCTGCGCCCCGCTCTTTCCGCCTGGCTTCGCGGCCTGGAGGCTGCGCGGCAGCGCATGGCCGCCAATCCGGAAGCCGGACGGCAAGCTCTGGAGCTCGCCGGCTTCCCGGCTTCCGCGGTGGATGCGATGGTCCGCAGTGCCCCAGCCTCGCTGCGGCCGGACCGTGCGGGCGTGGAACTGCTCATCGAGCAGCGCCGCACGGCTGGCCTGCCCGGGGGCGACACGACCTATGAAGAGCTGGTCGATTCGTCGCTGCTGCCCGACGGCTGA
- a CDS encoding aromatic ring-hydroxylating dioxygenase subunit alpha translates to MFIKNTWYVIAWDKEVTGDGLFSRTVIGVPVLMYRTEDGKLVAMEDRCCHRGAPLSIGKRDGDCVRCMYHGLKFDATGQCVEAPAQPRIPPQAKVRTFPVVQQHRWIWIWMGDPAKADAGLIPQTPWLDHPDWRSLDGYIHYDVNYLLICDNLLDFSHLPFVHPTTLGGGTDYASFPPKVERLDNGVRVTRWALDTEPPAFVKAVRKEWVGKKVDRWNIYNFTLPAVLIMDSGNAPAGTGAPEGRRVDAVEFRGCQAITPETGNSTHYFFAQPHNFSIDNPEVTKSIHQNIVKAFEEDRAIITAQQKNLAIDPEFKMVPFAMDAALSQFRWAVTRRLEQEAAEAAAARVPQPVTLHREPI, encoded by the coding sequence ATGTTCATCAAGAACACCTGGTACGTCATCGCCTGGGACAAGGAAGTGACGGGCGACGGCCTCTTCTCGCGCACCGTCATCGGCGTGCCGGTCCTCATGTACCGGACGGAGGACGGCAAGCTGGTCGCCATGGAAGACCGCTGCTGCCACCGCGGGGCGCCGCTCTCGATCGGCAAGCGCGACGGCGACTGCGTGCGCTGCATGTATCACGGCCTGAAATTCGACGCGACCGGCCAATGCGTGGAGGCCCCGGCGCAGCCCCGGATCCCGCCGCAGGCGAAGGTGCGAACCTTCCCCGTGGTGCAGCAGCATCGATGGATCTGGATCTGGATGGGCGATCCCGCGAAGGCGGACGCCGGCCTGATCCCGCAGACACCGTGGCTGGACCACCCGGACTGGCGCAGCCTGGACGGGTACATCCACTACGACGTCAACTACCTGCTGATCTGCGACAACCTGCTGGATTTCTCGCACCTGCCGTTCGTCCACCCCACCACGCTGGGGGGCGGCACTGACTACGCTTCCTTTCCTCCCAAGGTGGAACGGCTGGACAACGGCGTGCGCGTCACACGTTGGGCGCTCGATACCGAGCCCCCTGCTTTCGTCAAGGCGGTCAGAAAGGAATGGGTCGGCAAGAAGGTGGACCGCTGGAACATCTACAACTTCACGCTTCCTGCCGTCCTGATCATGGACTCGGGAAATGCGCCTGCGGGAACGGGCGCGCCAGAGGGCCGCCGCGTCGATGCGGTGGAATTCAGGGGCTGCCAGGCGATCACGCCCGAGACCGGGAACTCCACTCACTACTTTTTCGCGCAGCCCCACAACTTCTCGATCGACAACCCGGAAGTGACCAAGTCCATCCATCAGAACATCGTGAAGGCCTTCGAGGAGGACCGCGCGATCATCACGGCGCAGCAGAAGAATCTCGCCATCGATCCCGAATTCAAGATGGTGCCGTTCGCGATGGATGCCGCGCTGTCGCAGTTCCGATGGGCGGTTACGCGGCGATTGGAGCAGGAGGCCGCTGAAGCCGCAGCGGCCCGCGTGCCGCAACCCGTCACTCTGCACCGCGAGCCCATCTGA
- a CDS encoding PaaI family thioesterase produces the protein MRELEMSESLLDDNPTRAYVAEAVSAGRRNVPLEVNPALASLSALLVEARDGELVIRFTAPQSATQGNGVVGGGTLASMLDLAMAMAVLSRLKPGYTCATISLAVNMQSAGQQGHFLAVAGVDRVGRQIAFAHAKLYDPERSRTIANATSSLAVIPVRG, from the coding sequence GTGAGGGAACTGGAGATGTCGGAATCCTTGCTTGACGACAATCCCACGCGAGCGTACGTGGCCGAGGCGGTGTCTGCCGGCCGCCGGAACGTGCCGCTGGAAGTCAACCCGGCTCTGGCCAGCCTCTCGGCTCTCCTGGTGGAGGCGCGCGATGGCGAGCTCGTGATCCGGTTTACCGCACCCCAGAGCGCGACGCAGGGCAACGGCGTGGTCGGCGGCGGGACCTTGGCGAGCATGCTGGACCTCGCAATGGCGATGGCCGTGCTTTCACGCCTGAAGCCTGGCTACACGTGCGCGACGATCAGCCTGGCCGTGAACATGCAGAGTGCCGGGCAGCAAGGTCACTTCCTTGCCGTGGCAGGGGTCGACAGGGTTGGTCGGCAGATCGCGTTCGCACACGCCAAGCTTTACGACCCGGAGCGCTCCCGGACCATCGCGAACGCGACGTCGTCCCTCGCCGTCATTCCCGTTCGTGGATGA
- a CDS encoding 3-keto-5-aminohexanoate cleavage protein: MSKRPPVIISCALTGAGDTRSRNPAVPASPREIADQAVDAARAGASVVHIHVRDPETGKSSTKFAYYEEVVQRIRASDCNVLINLTTGPGTMMTVPTDAPFRVASIPDAELMTPRERVAHVVRLKPDICSLDVATMNFGEAAFVNPANHLREMATDIRAAGVTMELEVFDFGHARLASHLIATGAIPTTAYFQLCMSVPWGAPGTPTVVAEMQRLLPAGARWSAFGIGPDQFPMVAIAAILGGHVRVGLEDNLYVAPGKLARDNADLVAKAARIIQDLGYEVATADQARATLLA, translated from the coding sequence ATGAGCAAGCGCCCTCCCGTCATCATTTCCTGTGCCCTGACCGGCGCGGGCGACACCCGATCCAGGAATCCGGCGGTCCCGGCCTCGCCGCGCGAGATCGCCGACCAGGCTGTCGATGCCGCCCGCGCAGGGGCTTCGGTCGTCCACATCCATGTGCGTGATCCCGAAACGGGCAAGTCATCCACGAAGTTCGCCTATTACGAGGAGGTCGTGCAACGCATCCGCGCCTCCGACTGCAACGTGCTGATCAATCTCACCACCGGCCCCGGCACGATGATGACCGTGCCCACCGATGCTCCGTTCCGTGTGGCATCGATTCCGGACGCCGAACTCATGACGCCGCGCGAGCGGGTCGCCCACGTGGTCAGGTTGAAGCCCGATATCTGCAGTCTCGACGTCGCGACGATGAACTTTGGCGAAGCCGCTTTCGTGAATCCGGCCAATCATCTGCGCGAGATGGCGACGGACATCCGCGCGGCGGGCGTCACCATGGAGCTCGAGGTCTTCGACTTCGGCCATGCCCGACTGGCCAGCCACCTCATTGCAACCGGCGCCATCCCGACCACAGCGTACTTCCAGCTTTGCATGTCCGTGCCTTGGGGCGCGCCGGGAACGCCAACCGTGGTCGCCGAGATGCAGCGCCTGCTGCCGGCCGGCGCGCGCTGGAGCGCCTTCGGCATCGGCCCGGACCAGTTCCCGATGGTGGCCATCGCAGCCATCCTGGGGGGTCACGTGAGAGTCGGTCTGGAAGACAACCTGTATGTCGCGCCGGGAAAGCTCGCCCGTGACAACGCGGACCTCGTGGCCAAGGCTGCCAGGATCATTCAGGACCTCGGGTACGAAGTCGCGACGGCCGACCAGGCGCGCGCCACCCTGCTGGCTTGA
- a CDS encoding DUF2783 domain-containing protein, translated as MVARLVTDPQLESPDDFYQALIDAHRGLSTAESHALNARLVLLLANQVGSLAVLQQALDAARRCGEHGGHEAARTDD; from the coding sequence ATGGTCGCTCGACTCGTTACGGATCCGCAGCTGGAATCGCCGGACGATTTCTACCAGGCCCTCATCGACGCACATCGCGGCCTGAGCACGGCGGAGAGCCACGCCCTCAACGCAAGGCTGGTGCTGCTGCTTGCCAACCAGGTCGGATCGCTGGCAGTGCTGCAGCAGGCGCTGGACGCCGCGCGCCGGTGCGGCGAGCATGGCGGCCACGAAGCCGCGCGGACCGACGACTGA